One window of the Thunnus albacares chromosome 3, fThuAlb1.1, whole genome shotgun sequence genome contains the following:
- the LOC122973434 gene encoding small subunit processome component 20 homolog yields MHFLVDAGLKLLHLSLKKTKVTSFEVCPSHGRPAAGEDIQEEQDEKGADQLLFSYLTLITKLNKYCSLLELSKPHNTLCRIRCKD; encoded by the exons ATGCACTTCCTAGTG GACGCAGGCCTTAAG CTGCTCCACCTGAGTCTGAAGAAAACCAAAGTAACATCGTTTGAGGTTTGCCCCTCACATGGACGACCTGCAGCTGGAGAAGAT ATCCAGGAGGAGCAGGATGAGAAAGGAGCAGACCAGCTGTTGTTCAGTTATCTGACACTCATCACCAAACTGAACAAATACTGCAGCCTGCTGGAGCTCAGCAAGCCTCACAACACACTCTGTCGTATTAGATGTAAAGACTGA